A window of Reinekea marina contains these coding sequences:
- a CDS encoding universal stress protein: MVNHKHIIMLYDESEDCANAVDKAANLARLSGSSLTLFACDYSGSLTTSHPHSENARDAFLTRLKDSLDPLRDIARKYDIDVTTEAVWDKHSGEALMTYLEGNPADLVVKATHHQNVIQRTFFSQTDWELIRNCPVPLLLTKGTKWQTPMKITAAVDPVRTNDKPDFLDDHIIQCGTAMRDLTNANLHLLHVYDPTPLMIYLDQPAINSTEVGEEIRIQHAKALEELAEGKNIDKAFAHLQMGSPVQVIPDFLYENNTDMVIMGAASRSGIERWLLGHTAEKVLDRITVDILIAK; the protein is encoded by the coding sequence ATGGTCAACCATAAACATATTATTATGTTGTACGATGAATCTGAGGATTGCGCGAACGCCGTAGACAAGGCTGCAAATTTAGCGCGGCTGTCTGGATCATCTTTAACATTATTTGCTTGCGATTACAGCGGATCACTCACCACCAGCCACCCCCATTCTGAAAACGCTCGCGATGCATTTTTGACCCGGCTGAAAGACAGCCTCGACCCCTTACGAGATATCGCGAGAAAATACGACATAGATGTCACCACAGAAGCCGTCTGGGATAAACATTCCGGTGAAGCTCTGATGACCTATCTTGAAGGCAACCCTGCCGATTTAGTCGTAAAAGCCACGCATCATCAAAACGTCATTCAACGAACTTTTTTTAGCCAAACCGATTGGGAGTTAATTCGAAACTGCCCTGTGCCGCTATTACTCACTAAGGGCACAAAATGGCAAACCCCAATGAAGATCACAGCGGCAGTAGACCCTGTAAGAACGAATGATAAACCCGATTTTCTCGATGATCACATTATTCAATGTGGTACGGCAATGCGCGATTTAACGAACGCAAATTTGCATCTTTTGCACGTATACGACCCAACACCATTGATGATTTATTTAGATCAACCAGCAATCAATTCAACAGAAGTCGGTGAAGAAATACGCATACAACATGCAAAAGCCCTTGAAGAATTAGCCGAGGGTAAAAATATCGATAAAGCGTTCGCCCATTTACAAATGGGTTCCCCTGTGCAAGTTATTCCCGATTTCTTATATGAGAACAATACCGACATGGTAATTATGGGCGCTGCTTCACGCAGTGGTATAGAGCGTTGGCTACTAGGCCACACGGCCGAAAAAGTCTTAGATAGAATTACCGTCGATATCCTTATTGCAAAATAG
- a CDS encoding DUF1566 domain-containing protein translates to MKHTLSLFIFLLSSSLSYAQTCPNKLPASSPNDDFQIHSDGTVTHLRTGLMWSRCSLGQTHKEDLCIGEASEVDWSFGTEAATASNLAGHNDWRLPDITEIETLIERACYDPAINLTVFPNTPSLFYWSNTPDIYGPGPAWRLFFYYGDIYYYSYKHNQSAVRLVRNVK, encoded by the coding sequence ATGAAACATACTCTCTCTTTGTTTATTTTCCTGCTGTCCAGTTCTCTTAGCTATGCTCAAACTTGTCCAAATAAACTCCCAGCCTCCAGCCCAAACGATGATTTCCAAATACATTCCGATGGAACAGTCACCCATTTGCGAACGGGGTTAATGTGGTCTCGCTGCAGTTTAGGTCAGACACATAAGGAGGATCTCTGTATTGGTGAGGCCAGTGAGGTTGATTGGAGCTTTGGAACTGAAGCCGCCACAGCGAGCAATTTGGCTGGCCACAACGATTGGCGCTTGCCCGACATTACAGAAATTGAGACTCTCATAGAAAGAGCTTGTTATGACCCAGCCATTAATCTAACAGTGTTTCCAAATACACCGTCGTTATTTTATTGGTCAAATACTCCCGACATATACGGCCCAGGCCCTGCGTGGCGATTATTTTTTTACTATGGAGATATTTATTACTACTCCTATAAACATAACCAAAGCGCGGTCCGCTTAGTACGCAATGTAAAATAA
- the aroA gene encoding 3-phosphoshikimate 1-carboxyvinyltransferase — MEQLALKKLSRAEGDITIPGSKSLSNRILLLSALCSGTTYISNLLDSDDIKHMLTALKQLGVSYQLSDCKTECKVEGLGGVLAQGQKETLYLGNAGTAMRPLAAALCIGSGEFTLTGEDRMFERPIGDLITAMAPLGIKVDYLKDEGYPPLKITSQPLTGTDVSIDGSISSQFLTALLMVAPLLNQDFTINVEGELVSKPYIDITLDVMKRFGVLIENDQYQSFNIKKGQQYQSPGNISVEGDASSASYFLAAGAIGGGPVKVQGTGLDSVQGDAKFAEVLEQMGATVNWSGNWIEVSNDKPLKAIDLDLNHIPDAAMTIATTALFAQGTTTIRNIYNWRVKETDRIAAMATELRKLGATVDEGEDYISVTPPETIGSAAIDTYNDHRIAMCFSLASFGSDGIVINDPGCTAKTFPDYFERFAKITK, encoded by the coding sequence ATGGAACAGCTTGCGCTAAAAAAACTCAGTCGCGCTGAAGGCGACATTACCATCCCAGGTTCAAAAAGTTTATCGAATCGAATTTTATTATTATCAGCATTGTGCTCTGGCACAACCTACATCAGCAACTTGCTCGATTCTGATGATATTAAGCACATGCTAACGGCGCTGAAGCAATTGGGTGTCAGCTATCAACTCAGCGATTGCAAGACCGAGTGTAAAGTTGAAGGCTTAGGAGGCGTGCTGGCACAAGGGCAAAAAGAGACGCTGTATTTAGGGAATGCAGGGACCGCAATGCGACCGCTGGCCGCGGCACTTTGCATTGGCTCTGGGGAATTCACCTTAACCGGCGAAGACCGCATGTTCGAACGCCCAATTGGCGACCTAATCACAGCGATGGCGCCTTTAGGTATCAAAGTGGATTACTTAAAAGATGAAGGCTACCCTCCCCTAAAAATCACCTCACAACCGCTAACAGGTACCGATGTAAGCATAGATGGTAGTATTTCGAGTCAATTTTTGACCGCGTTGCTGATGGTTGCTCCCCTATTAAATCAAGATTTTACAATAAATGTTGAAGGCGAGCTGGTCTCAAAGCCCTACATAGACATAACTCTTGATGTGATGAAACGATTCGGCGTTCTAATTGAGAATGACCAATACCAGTCCTTCAATATAAAAAAAGGCCAACAATACCAGTCTCCAGGTAACATCAGCGTAGAAGGCGATGCTTCAAGCGCCAGTTACTTTTTAGCCGCTGGCGCCATAGGAGGCGGTCCAGTGAAAGTACAGGGTACCGGCCTTGATTCTGTACAAGGCGATGCGAAATTCGCAGAAGTACTTGAACAGATGGGAGCCACCGTTAACTGGTCGGGGAATTGGATCGAAGTATCAAATGACAAACCGCTCAAAGCGATCGACCTCGACTTAAATCATATCCCAGATGCCGCCATGACAATTGCGACTACAGCCTTATTTGCACAGGGAACAACGACTATTCGCAATATTTATAATTGGCGGGTCAAGGAAACGGATCGTATTGCAGCCATGGCAACTGAACTGCGGAAATTGGGAGCGACGGTTGATGAAGGCGAAGATTATATTTCTGTAACTCCGCCAGAAACCATTGGTAGTGCGGCGATAGACACCTACAATGACCACCGAATTGCCATGTGCTTCTCGTTAGCCTCATTTGGAAGTGATGGTATTGTAATCAATGATCCAGGCTGCACAGCAAAAACATTCCCCGATTACTTCGAACGATTTGCAAAAATCACAAAATAA
- the ppa gene encoding inorganic diphosphatase has product MSYSQVPAGKDVPNDVFVVIEIPANHDPIKYEIEKEYDALMVDRFMATPMFYPANYGYIPETLADDGDAVDVLVVTPYPVAPGSVIRCRPVGVLEMTDEAGSDAKVIAVPHDKLTKIYSDVQEATDLPELLLNQIKHFFENYKDLETGKWVKVDGWADAARAKQIIVESFEAAKK; this is encoded by the coding sequence ATGAGCTATTCACAAGTACCTGCGGGTAAAGACGTCCCTAATGATGTTTTCGTTGTCATTGAGATCCCGGCCAATCACGACCCGATCAAATATGAGATCGAGAAAGAGTACGACGCGCTTATGGTTGACCGCTTCATGGCGACGCCTATGTTTTACCCTGCTAACTACGGCTATATCCCTGAAACGTTAGCGGATGATGGCGACGCTGTCGATGTATTAGTAGTGACTCCGTATCCAGTCGCTCCGGGTTCTGTTATTCGATGCCGCCCTGTTGGCGTGTTAGAGATGACCGATGAAGCAGGAAGCGATGCAAAGGTTATTGCTGTTCCGCATGACAAACTCACTAAAATTTACAGTGATGTTCAAGAAGCTACCGATTTACCAGAATTACTTCTGAACCAAATCAAACACTTCTTTGAAAACTACAAAGATTTAGAAACAGGCAAGTGGGTAAAAGTAGATGGCTGGGCAGATGCCGCACGCGCCAAGCAGATTATTGTGGAATCATTTGAAGCCGCTAAAAAATAA
- a CDS encoding DUF2333 family protein: MLKARILRSWNELKFRFSNKSEPSSGAGKKKIGRLSIFLIVALAVIWSFLGILWSREPAVYNMASLAKQNASEQGQQLVVGYTTTYTLSYLADFILTKPGGYLANDVTPPSIFLDNMPSWEFGVVIQLRDLSRSLRKDMSRSQSQSTEDEFLAKAEPLLHFDHDSWMLPATEGQYREAIKLINKYLVGLADVDKGNAQFYARADNLSSWLRDVETRLGSLSQRLSASVGQTRFNTDLAGQSAMSEQSTPTGQQQQVKTPRLLVDNVFYEARGTSWALIHILQAIEVDFESVLEDKNALVSLQQIIRELEGTQSNIWSPIILNGDGLGILANHSLVMANYISRANAAIIDLRELLEKG, translated from the coding sequence ATGCTAAAAGCACGAATTTTACGGAGTTGGAATGAATTGAAATTTCGATTCTCGAACAAAAGTGAACCGAGCTCAGGGGCAGGAAAGAAGAAAATCGGCCGCCTTTCAATTTTTCTTATCGTCGCACTCGCCGTTATCTGGTCATTTTTAGGTATTCTTTGGAGCCGAGAGCCCGCTGTATATAACATGGCGTCTTTGGCAAAACAGAATGCTTCTGAGCAAGGGCAGCAACTGGTCGTCGGTTACACCACCACTTATACTCTCAGTTACTTAGCTGATTTTATACTCACTAAACCAGGTGGGTATTTAGCGAATGACGTAACGCCGCCATCGATATTTTTAGACAATATGCCCAGTTGGGAGTTTGGTGTTGTTATTCAGTTGCGAGACCTGTCTCGATCATTACGTAAAGATATGAGTCGCTCTCAATCGCAATCGACCGAAGATGAGTTTTTAGCAAAAGCGGAACCGCTGTTGCACTTTGACCACGACAGCTGGATGCTGCCAGCCACTGAAGGCCAGTATCGTGAAGCGATTAAGTTGATCAATAAATACTTAGTGGGCTTGGCTGATGTCGACAAGGGCAATGCGCAGTTTTATGCTCGAGCTGACAATTTATCGAGCTGGTTAAGAGATGTTGAAACGAGGTTAGGCTCGTTATCGCAACGGTTAAGTGCTTCTGTTGGGCAGACTCGGTTCAATACCGATCTAGCAGGGCAATCAGCCATGTCTGAACAATCAACGCCTACGGGCCAGCAACAGCAAGTTAAAACACCTAGATTACTCGTTGATAATGTTTTTTATGAAGCACGGGGAACATCTTGGGCTCTGATTCATATACTGCAGGCAATAGAAGTCGATTTTGAGTCGGTCCTAGAAGATAAGAATGCCTTGGTCAGCTTGCAGCAAATTATTCGAGAGTTGGAAGGCACTCAGTCTAATATTTGGTCCCCCATAATTCTGAATGGAGACGGTTTGGGCATATTAGCTAACCATTCTCTTGTCATGGCAAATTATATCTCGCGTGCAAATGCGGCCATTATTGATTTACGAGAGTTACTAGAGAAAGGTTAG
- the aroQ gene encoding type II 3-dehydroquinate dehydratase, whose product MANILLLNGPNLNLLGTREPEVYGSETLDDICAELKDQAHALGHGLETFQSNHEGALIDRIHETMNDGTDFILINPGAFTHTSIALRDALAGVAKPFIELHLSNVHARESFRQHSYLADLAVGVIAGFGKNSYELALQAAHKQLIK is encoded by the coding sequence ATGGCAAACATACTGCTATTGAACGGCCCAAACTTAAATTTATTGGGCACTCGGGAGCCCGAAGTGTATGGCTCTGAAACACTAGATGACATCTGTGCCGAGTTGAAAGATCAAGCGCATGCCTTGGGGCACGGGTTAGAAACGTTTCAAAGTAACCATGAAGGTGCTTTGATCGATCGCATTCACGAGACAATGAACGACGGCACTGACTTTATTTTAATAAACCCGGGTGCGTTTACGCACACCAGTATTGCATTGAGAGACGCCCTAGCCGGCGTTGCGAAACCGTTTATAGAGCTGCACTTATCCAACGTGCATGCACGAGAATCGTTTCGCCAACATTCTTATTTAGCTGATCTTGCAGTGGGTGTCATTGCAGGCTTTGGCAAAAACAGCTACGAACTTGCGTTGCAAGCAGCGCACAAACAACTCATTAAATAA
- the accB gene encoding acetyl-CoA carboxylase biotin carboxyl carrier protein, producing MDIRKVKKLIELLEESNIDEIEIAEGEESIRISRTSRLAASQPMPMYAQAPAQYAAPAAPAPAAPAAPAEAPAAAAEPAGHSVKSPMVGTFYASPSPTSPAFVEVGQKVNAGDTICIVEAMKMMNQIEADKSGTVTAILVENGEPVEFDQPLITIS from the coding sequence ATGGATATTCGTAAAGTTAAAAAGCTTATTGAACTATTAGAAGAGTCTAATATCGATGAAATAGAGATCGCCGAAGGCGAAGAATCTATTCGTATCAGTCGAACTTCGCGTTTAGCCGCGAGCCAACCTATGCCAATGTATGCGCAAGCGCCGGCTCAATACGCGGCTCCTGCTGCGCCAGCGCCAGCTGCACCTGCGGCTCCTGCCGAAGCCCCGGCTGCAGCGGCAGAACCTGCTGGACACAGCGTTAAATCGCCTATGGTAGGCACCTTCTACGCATCTCCATCTCCAACTAGCCCTGCATTCGTTGAAGTGGGCCAAAAGGTTAATGCTGGCGATACTATTTGTATTGTTGAAGCGATGAAAATGATGAACCAAATTGAAGCCGATAAAAGCGGTACCGTAACGGCAATTTTGGTTGAAAACGGCGAGCCAGTAGAATTCGATCAACCATTGATCACCATCAGCTAA
- the accC gene encoding acetyl-CoA carboxylase biotin carboxylase subunit, with translation MLKKVLIANRGEIALRILRACKELGIKTVAVHSTADRELKHVKLADEAICIGPASSTDSYLNIPAIIAAAEISDADAVHPGYGFMAERADFAEQLEKSGFVFIGPTADLIRLMGDKVSAIEAMIKAGVPTVPGSNGPVPSDPARCKEIALRIGYPVIIKAASGGGGRGMRVVHKEEDLLTSIEVTQTEAAAAFGDGTVYMEKFLTNPRHVEVQVIADGQGNAIHLGDRDCSLQRRHQKVIEEAPAPGIDESARQEVFDACVKACIDLNYRGAGTFEFLYEDGRYYFIEMNTRVQVEHPVSEMVTGVDIIKEQLLVASGMPLSIKQEDVVIRGHAFECRINAEDPNTFMPSPGKITQFHPPGGLGVRWDSHIYTGYTVPPFYDSMIGKLITFAPTRAEALLRMSSALDELVVNGIKTNVNLHKDLVEDVEFAKGGVNIHYLEHKLSDSKKN, from the coding sequence ATGCTGAAAAAAGTATTAATTGCCAACCGCGGCGAAATTGCATTGCGCATTCTACGCGCGTGCAAAGAACTCGGTATTAAAACGGTTGCTGTGCATTCCACGGCAGACCGCGAATTAAAACACGTAAAGCTTGCAGACGAAGCTATTTGTATCGGTCCTGCTTCATCAACAGACAGCTACCTCAACATTCCGGCCATCATTGCTGCGGCTGAAATAAGTGATGCCGATGCCGTACATCCAGGGTATGGGTTTATGGCTGAGCGTGCTGATTTTGCAGAGCAATTGGAAAAATCTGGCTTTGTATTCATTGGCCCAACCGCCGATCTCATCCGTTTAATGGGTGATAAAGTGTCCGCTATTGAGGCCATGATTAAAGCAGGCGTACCAACCGTACCAGGCTCAAACGGCCCAGTGCCAAGCGACCCAGCACGGTGTAAAGAAATTGCCCTACGCATTGGTTATCCGGTCATTATCAAAGCGGCATCGGGCGGCGGTGGTCGCGGCATGCGCGTTGTTCATAAAGAGGAAGACCTGCTTACCTCAATTGAAGTAACACAAACAGAAGCCGCTGCAGCCTTTGGCGATGGCACCGTTTATATGGAGAAGTTTTTAACAAACCCACGCCATGTAGAAGTGCAAGTCATTGCAGACGGCCAAGGCAATGCCATTCACTTAGGTGATCGAGATTGCTCGTTACAACGTCGCCACCAAAAGGTCATTGAAGAAGCACCGGCCCCTGGTATCGATGAATCGGCTCGCCAAGAAGTTTTTGATGCTTGTGTAAAAGCCTGTATCGATCTTAACTACCGTGGCGCTGGTACTTTTGAATTCTTGTACGAAGACGGTCGTTATTACTTCATTGAAATGAATACTCGTGTTCAGGTTGAGCACCCTGTTTCTGAAATGGTAACTGGCGTAGACATCATTAAGGAGCAATTGTTAGTTGCCTCTGGAATGCCTCTTTCGATCAAACAAGAAGATGTGGTAATTCGAGGCCACGCATTTGAGTGCCGTATTAATGCAGAAGACCCAAATACATTTATGCCAAGCCCTGGCAAAATTACGCAGTTCCATCCCCCGGGTGGGCTAGGCGTGCGCTGGGATTCGCATATTTATACAGGTTATACTGTACCGCCTTTCTACGATTCAATGATTGGCAAGCTGATTACCTTTGCACCGACCAGAGCTGAAGCGTTACTGCGAATGTCTTCTGCGTTAGATGAATTGGTTGTGAATGGTATTAAGACTAACGTCAACTTGCACAAAGACCTTGTCGAAGACGTTGAGTTCGCTAAAGGTGGCGTGAACATTCACTATTTAGAGCACAAACTCAGCGACAGCAAGAAAAACTGA
- a CDS encoding divergent PAP2 family protein, with protein sequence MLAAIIGNLSAQFAKALVQGITKRSIAPDVIFASGGMPSSHSASVAALAMAVGLQDGFDSSLFAIALTLTGVVAYDAMGVRLAAGKHAAALNILVQEFKELAELAKENRPDKGMIMIRHFHERIGHSVSEVLAGLAFGAAVAYGVFKVYF encoded by the coding sequence TTGCTGGCCGCCATAATTGGAAACTTAAGTGCACAATTCGCTAAAGCCTTAGTTCAAGGTATCACCAAACGCAGTATCGCACCCGATGTCATATTCGCTTCTGGCGGCATGCCCAGCAGTCACTCGGCTTCAGTGGCCGCCCTGGCCATGGCCGTTGGCTTGCAAGATGGTTTCGACAGCAGTTTATTTGCCATTGCGCTCACGCTCACCGGTGTGGTCGCCTACGATGCCATGGGTGTGCGCCTCGCGGCCGGCAAACACGCCGCGGCATTGAATATCCTGGTTCAAGAATTTAAAGAACTCGCAGAACTCGCCAAAGAGAACCGCCCCGACAAAGGCATGATCATGATCCGCCACTTCCATGAACGTATCGGGCACAGCGTCAGCGAAGTATTAGCCGGCCTAGCCTTCGGCGCCGCGGTTGCTTATGGGGTTTTTAAGGTTTATTTTTAG